The stretch of DNA ACGAGGACCCATCGGTGTCAAATGAAGACATCCCCAGCCAAGATACCCCAAACAGCCAAGAAGAGCGTAGATTCAAGTGCAACCAGTGTGAGAGATCTTACCGCCATGCTGGCAGTCTGCTGAACCACAAGAAGACTCACAGCACAGGTGTCTACCAATGCCCTgcctgcagcaaggaattcttcAACCTCCTTGCCCTGAAGAACCACCTCCGCATTCACTCCGACCAGAACCGATACCCGTGCCAGGACTGTGACAAAGCCTTCCGTGTTGCTAGCCGTCTTGCCACGCACCGCAAGATCCACGAGCAGGGGGGACCCTTCACCTGCCCGCTTTGCAACAAGTGCTTTTTCCGCCGCTCAAGCTTCAAGCGACACCAACTGACACACCGCACCCAAGACACTGACGCTCTGGAACCTCAAGCCGTGGGCAATTTCATGGTGGAAGTGGCATGAAGGCAGACAAGGGAGGGTTTGGGGTGGTTGGTGGGGGGTAGATGTGCAAACTCATTCACACAAGCCTCCCCGTCTGATAAGACCGATGACTGActccattcttttttttttttgttttgtttttttaacacccAACCGCGTGCTATGAAAACTTTTTAAAGGTTGATCACTTGTAGATAAAAAGATTCTTAAGACCGGACGTGTAAAATTACTTTTAAGAGAAActgaaaaaaatgaaataacCGTGGTAcagagttttttttgtttttttattattattattttttttcccctctatccctcccccgccgcccccccctcgcattctccttattttatttgaatgaattaaaatgtaaaaaaaaaaaaaaaaagtagggatGTAACTTCTCCTTACCAGACGCACTTCTGTGGGAACGAATAAACAAATGGTGCTTTAACAGAACTTTTGGATGACGCTCTTTGAGGTGTTGATTTTAGCGACAAGGTTTTGCAATTCACCCCAAATCCCTGTAGATGGATAATTTGTACCACCTCTGCATTGTTGCCAAGGGTAATGAGAACTGCTTTTGACTGAGGTTTATTGTAAAAGTTTGGGGTGGTAGGGGAATACACTTTGAAGGCAAGACCTTGCTTAACATGGGGGGGTTATCTGTCGCCTTCACTAGGCTGTTCATTTCATGCATTCCCTGCTGGCTGGAGCCTCCAGCACCGCGCAGCACAGGGGGTAATAATTTATAATGCGCAGGCCTCTGGGAGCCTGTGGCGTCAGGCAGCATGGGATGGGGGGTTGTGAAGATAAAATGAATTCGGTCATACCCAGGGTTTGTGCTGTCTTTCTTTGGGACTGGTTCGCAATGAAGGTATAACACAAGAGGGAGCGGTCGCTagtggtgtgtgtggtatgggtgcCTATgcatacagcaggggtggccaactgcagtcttcaagggccaccaacaggtcagggtttaaggatatccctacttccgCACAAGTGGGCCATTTAGTCTACCCTTAAAACCTgatgtgttggtggcccttgcggacggGAGTTGGCTACTTCTGGTATACAACAGAGAGGGAGGTGATGGTTCTAGGTTTTCTTTTAATGTGCCAATCATGAGCTGGGATTGGTGGAGAAATGTCTTGTGTATCCAGGAATGTGAGGTTAGGATACAATGTTGTGTAGTTGTCCTATATTCTGTAGGAAGGGTGAATGCATATTCGAATTAATATTGGACATAATTATGTAGTGTGTGTCACACcgtgttcaggaaaaaagggacccCTTTAGTTTTTCTCGTCATGTCTTCTATATTTCTCGCACAATTGTAGGCCTgttagtgttaatctacatattTAAGAAGCACAATGTTGATCAACTGATCTTCACGAAATTGATGCCACTCTATTATGTCCACAAGTATCGGGTACACTGCGggaggttcatgttcattaaacgagaaataggaGCTTTTCCTTCGTAAcgcgtaaatgtgttaaactgttgtgcTCTACTCTGAAACATTAAGATTAATATCAAGTGTGTTCAAAAGCTCCTTCTTCCGCTGAAACGCGCGCCAGAAGACGAGAAcgccactgtctgattgcatgATCGATAACCCGCTGCTCCCATTCCTGTAGGATAACGTTGTTTTACAAATGAGGTTTTTCAGCCCTCCTAGCGCCcgtcctttatcaggaaacattttgTCTTTGTATTGGCCCATAATTCTTGCACTTTCTAACGCGCTTATCTTCGCTAAACACCATGTTGTAACTATGCACTCGATGAGGTCATCACGCTGTCACCAATTCCAAAGGATATGTATTAGACTATCAAACAATTCTTCCATGTAATAATCTCctgtgacagacctataattgctcaAATGTTCATGAAACGGTAGTGACTTTTCTGCAAGATATGAcgaaaaataaaaggggtcccGGTTTTGCTGGTGTGTGTGTCCTCGTCGCTGAAGCGTGTTTATTTCCACTTCTGGACCCCCTGCTTACGTACCTGGTTAGGGGCTAGTAATTAAAGCTGGACCCCCTGCTTACGTACCTGGTTAGGGGCTAGTAATTAAATCTGGACCCCCTGCTTACGTACCTGGTTAGGGGCTAGTAATTAAAGCTGGACCCCCTGCTTACGTACCTGGTTAGGGGCTAGTAATTAAAGCTGGACCCCCTGCTTACGTACCTGGTTAGGGGCTAGTAATTAAAGCTGGACCCCCTGCTTACGTACCTGGTTAGGGGCTAGTAATTAAAGCTGGACCCCCTGCTTACGTACCTGGTTAGGGGCTAGTAATTAAAGctacgcaggccaataggaagctggggCAGATGACGAGTCTTGCTATTGGTCCGCAGAACGCAAGAGATGTAAACATGGTTTTGTTCTGGAAAGGAGGCTACCAGCGGCACCTTCTCTGGAGCCAGGGAgtctccagacctgaaattaaggggttcagctctggagacacgcTGCTTCCTACTTGTAATAAATTGAAGCGGCGACTGCTTCTGTAATTTCTGTATGTTCCAGTTTTGGCCACTAGAGGTCAACAAAGAACTATAGTTTCACAAGGTTggagattaaagctgcagttcaagctgacttttttttaatttaattttttcattCAACACGTGCATCAATAGAATCTACACACTGTCAAGGGATTGGCTAAGTTGCCGAACGATCGATCGCTGAAGTTTCGGTTCGGGGTTCaataaatgcatcttgggtcctcttctgctgcactgacagccaaagttctgtgagcaagatcatgtgaccaggcaggcactagattcaattggttcactgcttgagggcagggctcaaaatggtgatactgtttcagaaggggaagaagatgtgactttgcaaatggttgctataggaacaaaaatgcttgctacattagaatttttttttttaatttaaatgcgacaagtattttctcatagcacagaactgatttattaaaaacacacacgtaagatattgcttgaattgcagctttaaatgaaCTCTGGGTCCTGTGGGGGGGAAATACCTGCATATTTATTTCCAGAACTTAAAATGTAAATGGGACAAAAACTGCACTGATTTTTCTGTTTGTTACCCATGTCCATTGTTCCCCGGTTTCCTCTGTTATACGCACAAAGTGAATCGTGACCTGCTCTAACCACATCGCAAACACACGAGCATTCATCGTGCGTCACTTTCTTAGCGTGGGTCATTAAAGTGGGTGAGAAGCCAGaagtgctcgtttgcatgtcattacccagaatccttggctgcagtggaagcattctgTACTGTTGGGGGCATGGTGTTCTTTATTACTGTACGGCGGAGAGTTGTCggttttactcaccataacgtgcgtgtgtgtgtgtgtgtgagatctgcTGTCCGCAGCACTCCTCCTTGGGCCGTGATTATAGTGCCTGCGGCGCGTGCGCACCAGTCGCGTGACGCGGTTGCTGTATCTAAAACAAATGATTTTGTCTCGGTGCAGCCGCTTCGCCGCGGTCGTGCGCACTCTGCAGCTCCCTTGGAATTGaggtatttgttttggtggcgccgCCGGcagcactataatcgcggccttagatTAAAATATTTAGTTTTTCAATCCATctgaatgtatatttaaaaatgcCGCTTTATCTGCACCAGCCGGGCCCTTGTGAAGCCCTGTGCGACACATTGgccgtgcgtgcgcgtgcgtgtggaataaagaaatgtttttatgtggggagTGCTGCagctaactatatatttactttgctTGGATGACCCGCTCGCTCAGTTGGTCTGCGACCAGGAAAAGATAAGTGACTGATATATTTATTCCCATGGCAGCAAAGGAGTGCCCTCAAACCCACAATTGGTTGCATAATTCCTATGCAAATGACCTGTATTTCTCCATACAGATCTCTGCTTTTTGGGGACATTTCCCAGCCTTTTGTTGGTTGGAAGAAACTTTGAAGATGGCCAGTATTATTTAACTACAACACATTGCAGCATTGTATGGGACATCTTTGTCTTCTCTTGTTCCTTGTTACTGTGCCGAGATATAGAAAAGACGAATACTCTCCTTACTGTGAAGATATTGGAACAAGATGCTCCATCGTAACATTGCTGGGTGCTCAGGGCAGATGCTGcactcaactccactcctcaagagccaccaactggtagggttttcaggctatccctgcttcagcacaggcggtggTCATAAtgactgggatatcctgaaagcccgatctgttggcggcccttgtggactggagttgcccgcccctagGGCACCCTGGCACAGCCAGACTTGTGGCGACCCCTGATTTCCCACCTCCTGCTGAAGGTGTAATGTGACACGGAAACGTCCATATTCGAATAAAATGAGTTGATTTGCTTACTACAATGATGAAAGAACCGAAGCACAGCACCGGTGCAAACACAGCTCAATAATATGCTTGCTATTTCTGCCATCAATAAAAGGAAGCGCAGCATCCTCCAACGCGTTTTGCACCAAAACGGCGCTTCGCCCACCTTGTTCACGACCAGCCTGGTTGTGCCACGCTGTAACCTCTCCTTGCTACTCTGCATCAATATCTAATACATGGTCCTGGCACGTGGGAACCAGCTGCTTGCTTTGGCTTTTTGTGCCAAGTTCCGGATAGAAATTTCATACGTTCAGGGGGCATTTTTATTCAGCACATGTTGTGTATTGCGTACACCTGTAATGAGATCGGTTTAGTATGTGTACTATGCAAGATCGTGCGGCCTGTGAACTGCTGAAAGATTGAGATGTCTCATCTAGTGCAGGCGCCACATGCTTTTCCCCTACTTCAGGGGTCCTCAAGGTtccgttttcaggatatccctgcttcagcacaagtggctcaaagacagccactgattgagccccctttgctgaagcagggatatccctaataatCTGGCCTGtaggtagcccttgaggactggagttgaccacttgatggtcgaggactggagttgaccacttgatggtcaacgactgagccacctgtgctgaagcagggaaatcctgaccttttggggggggggggtgaaagctgAAGTCGAGAACCCCTGCTCTACTTCGTTTTCTTGAACCCGGAGGCGGTTTGGAAGTGGAAGCGCCAGGTTGGTACTTAGTGGCATTCTCTCCTAGGAAAAGGGCAGTACAGCCAGAGAGGGAaacaaattgtgtgtgtgtgtgtgtgtgtgtgtgtttttggggaAGTTGCTTAATTATTTTAaatgtttgaaaaataaattggggggggggggggctttgtgtatGGTTATGGCAATAAGGGAAAGTCCCTGCTCTGACCCCCTCCTCGATGACACTGCAGGAGGCAAGTTCTTTGCATGGTTGTTGGTTCCCGTACCACATGCTCAGATTGTGACGCCGCTAAGCCTCTTGTCCCGGTGTGTTCCACCGCATTCCACCAGCTTCATCAGTGGGCGGGTTTCCGCACGCGAGGGAGCAGGAGAATGGTGTCGGACAGCCGGGGGACATGTTTTGGCAGAGCCTAAGAAATGATGGACAGAGTGGTATTCAAACATTACACATGCTTTGGTCTGGGCATGTGCGAGCCAGCTGGGATTGGTCCTCTAATGTAGAAGCTGTTGTAGGACTGAGTGCTTTGTGCAAGTCGCGATCCAGATGTGTAACTGGCAGAAAGAGCAGCACTCTCGCAGGCTTCGTAGTCCAGTGTTTGTACTTCTGTAAATAGCaaatcccacttgtgagcacagtcacattacctcttagcatacagtgcttccactgcagccagggattctgggacatgacatgcaaatgagtactgtGCCACCTATGCAAATAAACACTTAAGCCTATGGGAGTCCTAGTTTGTTCCTACCCGAAGGGATAATGATCGTATTTGCTGCAACCTACCTTTCTAATGATTTGTATTATTCCACAcacgttttattttatttttgcaccCAATTTCAGATTTGCCACgcaaaaaaacacaacacaaaaTCGAATGGTATCACAAcaatagtgtatgtgtgtgtatatatatatatatatatatatatatatatatatatatatatatatttctctttttAGATTCCCGGTCTGATTTAAATCCTGTAAAAAAACTAATTGGGACGACTCGTTAAGCAAAATACTTTatttatcaaaaaaaaaaactttatttaacaaACTTTTTATTTCTAATATATAAATGTAGGTTCGTTGCACTGTTCATCTTCTGAGATAAGAGTGTGGAAAAAGACAGATACCATGAAAGAGAGAGTGGAAATGATAAAGTTCGAGCAGCTTTCCCACCAAGTTAATAATGGTTTAATGGGGTGTTTTGGGACGGGTCCTGAGGTAAGCCGTGCACTATTTAACACCTAAATTCACTACCTGTGAAGTTAGCCTTGTGCTCCGTTGGGATTTAAGAAGCCGCAGTGGATGACGCAACCTCTTATTGGTTTGCGTCATCTATGAGAGTTGAGCGGACATTTTGTATCCCCTGAAAAAGGACACACCAGTCACTTCACCGACCCGTATCTCAGAAGCAAAGGGGGGTGGGTAATGCTAGAGGTGGGATGTCTGCTTTCAACAGAGATAAGCGTAAAAGAAAATGGGGCGGGGGAGGGACATGGAAGAAAGTAAAGGCTGGAAAGGGAACCATAGACCATGAAACTAGactgggagagaatgagggaggacgCCAGAGGGGGAGTGCATGAGTGACAGGAGACTAAGAGACACGACCAAAGAGTAGTGAAGAAGAATAAGAGAAGGATAGATGAGCAGTGAAttaaaatgggggggaggggagcaggaggCAATCTGGAACATTTGGTCGCGGCAAAAATCTTCACCGGGGTTTAGCCGCTACTCACCTCGCCGCCGGGACCATTTGCCACTGGCCACTTAGCTGCCAAGGTAAGTCCCCAACATTACCCCAAAAATCCCTCATCTTAACCCCTAATGCTAACgcaaccctaaaaaccttaaccccctaccctaaaaaccttaacccgttACCCTAAAACGCAGatccttaaccccctaaccgCTAAATGAACCCTTAAACTTACCTTGGTGAAGGGGCTGCGGAAGAGGGCCCCTCCGCCGGCGGAACCTTGGTCACGGGCGAGATTCGCTGCGACCAAATGCCCGATTCCAGCGCGAGGGGAGGAGCATCGGAGAAATCAGTGGAGAATGAGTGAAAAGGGGCAGGGTTTTATATACAGATGTATGTGAGCAGATACCCAGCTACATGGGCTGCTCGTGTGGCCCCCCAATACAAACATACCCAAGACCACCTGAATATCTTCTTTGTGCTGTGTCTACTTCCCTTGCaatccccccctgcctcccccccacccattggACAGGAAAGCCCTTTGCAGTTGGGATCTCATCTCTTGGAAGGCTGGAAGTTCCCTCGGAGTATTATCCGTGACGACCCGTTCCCATGCGCTCTATCTGTCTGGGATACACATTGTAACCGTCCGTTTTGGAGCGTTGAAGTGAGATATCTTGCAACTGCGCTACGGGCTCAGAGGACTCCAGGGTCTGACGGGAGAAATGATGGAAGTGGCATCGAGGTTGCGGGAGATTGCTCTGTTGCCAATCTTTATACTGCCGTCTCTGCAGCCATAATCATCAGGTCTCTCTCGGTTTGGAAGAGCCACTCGCGGTAACTCCAACAGATGGTGTAACCGGTGAGCTTCTGCTTGAAAGCTTTGGGAGCCATTGATGTGGGAGAAGAGGAAAGGTCCAGCTTCCCAAGTATGGACCCCAGGTTGGACCTCAACGCTCTCAAGTCCTGGCGGCAGACTTCCAAGCGGGTGTGCAGCTGGTGAGCTCTGGGGTTCAACTCCTTCTGCCAACGCAGGACAACGGCAAACCAACCAGACAGAGACCCGAAGGCGGACAGACTCAAAGCCAAGCGTTTCCAGGGGTTGATGAGCAGGACAATAGCATCCAACGTGGGCAGGCCATCAATCTGGGGGCGAGGGTAAGAGAAGCCAGGAGCAGAGAAGGGCGGCCCTTGGTGACTGAGCTGTTGGGGGAAGGAGAAGGAATGAATAATGTTGGACAGAGAGGGAATGAAAGAAAGCATGGGAGGGAAGGAAAGATGTCGAAtgcaggagggggaaaggggggatatGTGAAAGATAGAAGGAATGAAACGGGGAGGCGAGGGGACTGGGTGACGGAGGGAACGAAGGAGACGATAACTGGGAGAGTGGGCATTAATTAAAAGGGATTCAATGAGTAAGTAATGCAAAGAggaaggagagtgggggaggtgaaggagggaagAGACCATCAATACACTTCATATTTCCATAATTGGGGGCTTTAGCAGGTCAAGATCATTGGTGCGACTAGGAATATTTCTGCAACTGTTACTTTTAAGTGTAAATCAACAATCCCCTATTGATATACCAGAAACACAAAGCGGTACTGTTCTTTCGTGAGCCCTAACAATCTTAAAATAGCTTTGTGTAAAGGACATTTCCCCATAATATATACAGACCCTGGCTAGCGCCAGGGGGCCCAGCTACGGATCGAAGACTCTAGTATTAAGGGGTTTACTTGGGGACCAGACCTGCCCTCTATATCACTGTCCCTCTCCTGTCCCCGTCTCTGCTTATTTGGACTTTTCTGCCTCAGATCCGCCTGTTCCCTCTGCGCCTTCTCACTCCGACACTCATTTCCCTTCCTGTGGCTGTCACTTTCCCCGGTCCCCTTCCTGCTTCCCACAAGCGATAAAGGGGAGCGCTCCGTCGGGTTCCACGTACATATTCGCTCACTAGGTCTTCCGTCTGGGCCCGGAGCAGGCTGAC from Ascaphus truei isolate aAscTru1 unplaced genomic scaffold, aAscTru1.hap1 HAP1_SCAFFOLD_809, whole genome shotgun sequence encodes:
- the CTF1 gene encoding cardiotrophin-1; its protein translation is MEVLRVDPSLGVLSLQQEQEKAAIRQALGLVSLLRAQTEDLVSEYLSHQGPPFSAPGFSYPRPQIDGLPTLDAIVLLINPWKRLALSLSAFGSLSGWFAVVLRWQKELNPRAHQLHTRLEVCRQDLRALRSNLGSILGKLDLSSSPTSMAPKAFKQKLTGYTICWSYREWLFQTERDLMIMAAETAV